The sequence TATATAGGAAGCCTTGTCGGCTAGCAATAATCCTTCATTAAGCTCCACAACGAGATATAGTTTCTTAATCTTATTTTTAGCACCGCCATAAATAAAGCAGCAGTTTTTTAAAAAAGGTAGCTGTGAAAAATGACCCTCAATCTCTTCTGGTTGAATTTTTTTACCCGAAGGCAGGACAATCATATTTTTAGATCTACCGTCTACAAATAGGTATCCGTCTTTATCTAGGTATCCTAAATCACCGGTCTTAAACCATCTATCCGTTGTAAATGACTGTTGAGTCAGTTCATTTTTGCCGTAATACTCCAAAAATATATTAGGTCCCTTAACCAGAATTTCTCCGCTAACTGAGTCTAGTTTCACAGTGACGCCATCAATGACTTTTCCAACGGAGCCTCTTCGGCGAAACTGCAAGTTATTGGTTGAAATCACTGGACCCGTTTCACTGAGGCCATAACCATTGCACACAGGAATTTTAATGGCTTCAAAAAAATCAAAAACACTTTTGCTTAAAGGCGCGCCCCCCGAAATTGAAAATTCAATGGACGAGCCGATTTGTTTTCGAATTTCACCAAAGAACTTATTAGCAATTCGTTCGCTTCTTAAATATTTGTTTAGCCACAACATGCTGAAGGCAATCATTCGAATTAAAAATGGTTTAGCTTTAATTCCGTCGATCACGCGATTTCTAATAAGCCATAGAAATTGCGGTACAACATACAAGTAATCAGGTTTTTTCTCTTGAATCAGTTGCCTAATATGAGTCGGAGCAAGCGACTGAGTAAGTAGTATCTCTTGATCGCACCACAAGCTCATAAAAAATCCGATTAATCCGTAGATATGGTTTAAAGGTAAAATCGACATAGTTTTACGATTCGAATAATCTCTTTTAAATGAGTTCTTAAGGCTTTGAACTTCGAAAAAAATAACGGAAATATCCAGGACAACACCTTTTGGACTTCCGGATGTTCCAGATGTATAAACTAAAATTTTTTGACTATCCTGTTTGCCGATCGCGCGTGTGCTATTGGTCATATTGAGCGGGATATTTTTTAAATCTTGAATATTAATAAGTTTCGTCTTTACTAGATCAAAGTAATCAACAGACTTCCACTTCTTAGTGTCTAAAAATAAAAAATGAGGTTTAAAGTCGGCCAGGATCTGATCGATCTCGTGAAGAGTCAGC comes from Deltaproteobacteria bacterium and encodes:
- a CDS encoding AMP-binding protein codes for the protein MDFNEFLSQSCHSIGNKNFVTLLELNEPDQSTTFNSITGSQFLKSVEETASRLDLSQLQNHKVAILSENSLELLILFCACLLRGAQVCLLDYKLTLHEIDQILADFKPHFLFLDTKKWKSVDYFDLVKTKLINIQDLKNIPLNMTNSTRAIGKQDSQKILVYTSGTSGSPKGVVLDISVIFFEVQSLKNSFKRDYSNRKTMSILPLNHIYGLIGFFMSLWCDQEILLTQSLAPTHIRQLIQEKKPDYLYVVPQFLWLIRNRVIDGIKAKPFLIRMIAFSMLWLNKYLRSERIANKFFGEIRKQIGSSIEFSISGGAPLSKSVFDFFEAIKIPVCNGYGLSETGPVISTNNLQFRRRGSVGKVIDGVTVKLDSVSGEILVKGPNIFLEYYGKNELTQQSFTTDRWFKTGDLGYLDKDGYLFVDGRSKNMIVLPSGKKIQPEEIEGHFSQLPFLKNCCFIYGGAKNKIKKLYLVVELNEGLLLADKASYIQSLVQSSQSLAAFKRPQEFLFRSTPLPMTTTLKVKRFLVQREIDSEC